The Armatimonadota bacterium nucleotide sequence CGAGGGGGTAGCCAATGCCGTGCTGGTCAAGCCCAACCAGATCGGCACACTGACTGAGACCCTGGAGACCGTGGCTCTGGCGCGGGCGGCCGGATACGCGGTCATCCTCTCCCACCGTTCGGGCGAGACCGAGGACACCACCATCGCCGACCTGGCGGTGGCGGTGGGCGCCGGGCAGATCAAGACCGGCGCGCCATCCCGGGGCGAACGTGTGGCCAAGTACAACCAACTCCTGCGCATCGAGGAGGCCCTGGGCCCTGAGGCCGAATTCGCCGGGCGGCGGGGGCTGGGGGTTCCCGCCTGACGGCCGGCACAGCGACTCCCCCGCCGCCTCTCTCCGCGCAGGATTTCTCCCGCCTCCGTCCAACTCTAGGAGGCGGCCAAATGCCGAAGGACTATCTTCCCCACCGCACCCTGACCCATCCTGGCCTGCGCCGCCGTTTCCCCCGCTGGGTCATCCCCCTGCTCGTCCTGGCTGCAGCCACGCTCCTGCTGCGCGCCTACGGGGCAAGTACCCTCACCGCCTACCGGCTGCGCCGTGAAGCGGCGCGGCTGGAGGGCCAGATCCAGACTCTGCGCCGGGAGAACGCGCAGTTGCGGGAAGAGATCCGCCGGCTGCACACGCCAGCCTATATCGAGAGGCTGGCCCGCGAGCAGCTGGGTCTGGTCAGGCCCGGGGAGATCCCGGTGATCCTCATCCGGACCACCCCCACGCCCCCACCCGCCCCGTGACCTCTCACCGCCTGGTCCACAGCGAAGCCAGAAGTTGCGGGGGATGGGAAGCTCCCTCGCCATCACCCGTTTGGCCAGCACACACACGGCGGCCGCCCGATTGACACCTCCCGGGTCCGCGCATATAATGCGCTTGCCCAATTTCCAGGTGTCTGCGCGGAGGAGGCCAGATCCCGCCCCAGATGAGCGTTGAGGTCGGCACTATCGTCGAAGGGACCGTGGTCAAGATCACGCACTACGGTGCCTTCGTGGAGTTGCCCGACGGCAAGAGCGGCCTTGTCCACATCTCCGAGATCGCCGACACCTACGTCAAGGACGTCAAGGACTACCTGAAGGAACAGGAGCGGGTCCGCGTCAAGATCCTCGGTGTCAACGAGAGGGGCAAGCTCGACCTCTCGGTGAAGCAGGCTCTCTCCCCGGAAGAGCGCGCCGCCCGCGCCCGGGCCCGCAGCTCCTTCGAAGATAAGCTCAAGGCCTTCATGAAGGAGTCCGAGGAGCGCCTCCTGGATCTCAAGCGCAACACCGAAGCCAAGCGCGGCGGCCGCCGCCGCAGGTAGCCCGAAACCCGATCCGCAGCGAGTCCCCTTCGGCCGCTACCCTCGCTGCGCCAGCGCAGCCAGCACACGGGCGGGCGTCATGGGCAGTTCGGTGAGCTGGGCGCCGGTGGCGTCGGCGATGGCGCTGGCCACAGCTGCTGCGCCAGCGATCACCGGCGGTTCACCCACCCCCTTGGCCCCAAACGGGCCTTCCGCCGAGGGCACTTCCACCAGCACCGCCTCCAGCGGCGCCACCTCCGTGGCCCGGGGGAGGGCGTAGTCGGCAAAGGTGCTGGACAGCAGCGCGCCGGCCCGGTCATAGACCAGCCCTTCCAGGAGCGCCCAGCCGGTAGCCTGGGCCGCGCCTCCGAAGACCTGCTCCTCCACCACTGCGGGGTTGATGGCAAACCCCACGTCCTGGACGACCACCTGGCGCTGGATGCGGACCACGCCGGTCTCCCGGTCCACCGTGACCTTGACCAGATGCGCGGCGAACCCCGGAGCCTGCCGAGGGGCGGCCACCGAGCCGCGGCCGAACACGGGCGGGTACCTGGCGCCGAAGCGCATCGACTGCTCGGCGACCTGCTCTAGGCCGATCCCCCGGGAGAGCACGCCGCGTACCCGCACCTGTCCTTCGGCGATCTCCAGATCGTCCTCCCGCGCCTCCAGCTCCCTGGCCGCGATGGCCAGGATCTGTCGTCGCGCCTCCTCGGCGGCCAGGCGGACGGCCGCACCCACGGTGTAGAGGGTCTTGCTGCCCGCGGACATTCCCGCGTAGGGAGCCTGGTCGCTGTCTGCGCCGACCACGCGCACCCGCTCCACCGGTACCCCCAGCACCTCTGCGGCGATCTGGGCCATGGCCGTGAAGGTCCCGGTGAGGTCCACCGCGCCCACCACCACCTGGAACGTGCCGTCGGTGTTGGCGCGCACGCAGGCGCTGGCCGACTCCACGCCTCCGGTCCACCCCCCCACCGCCACTCCCACGCCGTCTCCCGGGCGGCGGTCCTGCCAGAGGGGGTGAGCCCGGGTCCGCTCCAGGACCTGGCGCAGACCGATTCGCGGCCAGGGTCGCCCAGAGGGCTGGGGGTCGCCTTCCGCAGAGGCGTTCTGCAGCCGAAGGTCGATGGGGTCGCGGCCGAGCCGCCGGGCCAGGCGGTCCATCATCCCCTCGATGGCGAAGGTGGCCTGGGGCGCGCCGGGGGCGCGGTAGGCACCCACCGGGGGCAGGTGGGTCATGACGTTGAACCCTTCGATCAGCAGGTGGGGAACCTTGTAGTATCCCCCAAGCAGCGTGGCGGCGATGGCGGCGGTCCCCCCAGGCTCCGCGCCGCAGTCGAACACCAGGCGGGCCTGCAGTGCCAGGAGCGTCCCGTCCCCACGCGCCCCCAGGCGTACGGTGATCACCGTGGCCGGCGCCACGTTGGCCACCAGGAAGTCGTCGCGCCTCGGCAGCACCAGCCGCACCGGCCGGCGTACCGCCAGCGCCAGCGCCGCGGTCAGTCCCTGGGTGAAGAGGATCTTGCTTCCGAAGCCGCCGCCAATGGTCATGGGTACCACCCGCACCTGCGTCTCGGACAGCCCCAGGAGGTCGCACACCTGCTCTCTCACATAGAAGACGCCCTGCGTTGCCGTGTAGATGGTCACCCCACCGCGGATGAGGTCGGGCACGGCCACGGTGGCGTGCGGCTCCAGGTAGCCCTGGTAGACCCGGGCAGTACGGAAGGTCTCCTCCAGGACCACGTCCGCCTCACGGAATCCCCGAGCGATATCCCCCCGGGTGTAGCGGACCACGCTGGCCACGTTGCGCGGTCGGTCCTCCCTCACCTCCTGCACCGCCACCGCGGCGTGACCTGCGGCCTGCCCCTCCCCACCGCCCGCCTGGGGGTTGACCAGAGGGGCGTCGGGCCGCATGGCCTCCTCCGGATCGAGCACCGCAGGCAGCACCTGGTACTCCACAGCCCCGGCCAGTGCCTCTATGCAGTCTGCGGCCGCCGCCTCGCTCTCCGCCAGGACCGCAGCCACGGGATGGCCGGCGAACCGCGCTTCGCCCTCGGCCAGCAGGAGGTGCTCCTCGCGGGAGGCCCCCGCGGCCAGCGGCAGGTCTTCCGCCAGGAGGACCGCGACGACGCCGGGGACGGCCAGGGCCGCGTCCCGGCGAACGTTCAGGATGCGCGCGTGCGCGTACGGTGAGAGCAGCAGCCGGGCGTAGAGCATCCCGGGCAAACGCAGATCCTCGGTGTAGCGGGCCACCGCCGTCACCTTCTCCCTGCCGTCCATACGCGGCATGCGCCGCCCCACCTGCATGCTCACCGCGCGTCCTCCAGGCTGCTAGCCCCGCCCCGTGCTAGGCCTCGATCCCCAGCACGGCGGCCACGTCTTCGAATGTCCGCCAGGTGATGTCGTCCCGCTGCAGGCGGCGGGAGGACTCGGCAATGTGGGTCTGTGCCTCCAGCTCCCGCAGCTGCTCGTCCATCCGCTCCAGGAGGTTCCGCAGGCTGAGGGCCAGTCCCTTCGGCGGCAGGTGCTGCAGGGCGCGACGCACCCGCTCCAGCGCCGCCACCTCGTACTCCCGGGCCAGGCGGTCCAGCTCCAGGGCCTCCGCGCGGGAGAAGGCCACCAGACTGCGCCGCTCCTCCAGCGCCTGCAGCACGGCCCGCCGCAACTCCCGCAGCAGCGCCTCCTCCACGGCCTAGGGCCCGCCGGTCAGGCGGGGGAGGCGCACCTCCTGGTCGCGGTACTGCAGCTGGTAGAGCTTGGTGTAGATGCCGCCTCGCGCCAGCAGCTCCTGGTGCCGCCCCTCCTCCACGATGCGGCCCTTGTGCAGCACCAGGATGCGGTCCACATGCTGAATGGTGGAGAGGCGGTGGGCGATGATGATGGAGGTGCGGCCGCGCAGGACCTTCTGCAGCGCCTCCTGGATGAGGATCTCCGTCTCCACGTCCACGCTGCTGGTGGCCTCGTCCAGCACCAGGAGGATCTCCGGGTTGTGGGCGATGGCCCGGGCGAAGGCGATGAGCTGCTTCTGCCCCACCGAGAGTGTCGCCCCGCGCTCTTTAACCTCGGTGTGGTAGCCAGCAGGCAGCCGGTCGATGAAGCGGTGGGCGTTGACGAATTGCGCCGCACGGCGCACCTCCTCATGGGAGATCTCCGTGTTGCCCAGGCGGATGTTGTCCTCCACCGTGCCGGAGAAGAGGAAGACGTCCTGCAACACCAGCCCGATGTGCCGTCGCAGGTCGCGCTGCGCGTAGCGGCGCACGTCCACCCCGTCCACCAGCACCTCTCCCCGCTGCGGGTCGTGGAAGCGACAGATCAGGTTGATGATGGAGGACTTCCCCGCGCCGGTGTGGCCCACAAAGGCCACACTCTCCCCCGGGGCGATACGGAAGCAGATGTCCCTGAGCACCCAGTCGGGCGAGCCGTCCCCGGCCGGGGCGTAGGCGAACCAGACGTGGCGGAACTCGATCTCCCCGCGCACCCGCTCCAGGGGCAGGGGCAGGGGAGGATCCTCCACCTCCACGGGCTCGTCCAGCAGGCGGAAGATCCGCTCCGAAGAGGCCATAGCCGCCTGCAGGATATTGTACTTCTCCGCCAGCTCCTCAATGGGTTCGAAGAAGCGCTGCGCGTACTGGATGAAGGCCACCAGCAGGCCGATGGTGACCGAGGCGTGGAAGACTCCCCCGCCGAAGACCAGGATGAGGGCGATGGCCAGGGAGCTGATCACCCCCACCGAGGGGTGGAAGAGGGCGAAGGCGCGCAGGCCGCGCAGGTGCCAGCCCAGCAGCTCCCGGTTCAGCGCGTCGAACCGCTGGAAGTTCCGCCGCTCGCGGTTGAAGAGCTGGACGATGGCCATTCCTGTGATGTTCTCGTTGAGGTAGGCGTTGATCCGGGCCAGCCGCGTGCGCACCGCGCGGTAGGTCTCCCGCGCCTTCACCCGAAAGAGGACAGTGGCCAGCAGGATCAGTGGGATGACGGTGAAGGTGATGAGCGCCAGGCGCCACTCCAGCAGCAGCAGCACCACCACGATGCCCACCAGGGTGATCAGGTCGCCGAAGATGCCCACTACCCCCTGGGTGATCATCTCGTTGAGGGCGTCGATGTCGTTAGTGATGCGCGTGACCAGCCGGCCCACGGGGGTGCGGGTGTAGAAGCCGACGGAGAGGCGTTGCAGGTGGCTGAACAGGGCCAGGCGCAGGTCGTACATGGCCCGCTGGCCCACCATCTGCATAAGGTAGCTCTGCAGGTAGCGGAAGGCAAACCCCGCCAGGAGGATGGCCACGTACAGGGCGGTAAGCGCACCCAATCCGCTCAGCCGTCCCGGGGTGATGTGCCGGTCGATGCCCAGACGTACCAGGTAGGGGCCGGCCAGGGCAGCGGCGGAGCTGAGCAGCAACAGCAGCACCGAAAGCCCTACCAGCCGCCAGCAGGGCCGCACATAGCTCAGGAGCCGCCGCATCAGCCGGCCGTCGTAGGCCTTCCCCAGGATCTCCTCTTCCTGCAGCTCCACCGACACGCTACTGCTCCGCCTCCAGCTCTTCCTGCAGGAGCTGCTTGCGGTAGAGGTCGGCATAGAGGCCGCCCCGCGCCAGCAGGGCCTCATGGGCCCCCCGCTCCACGATGCGTCCCTCATCCAGCACAATGATCTGGTCGGCGTGGCGCACGGTGGAAATGCGGTGCGAGATGAGGATGCTGGTGCGCGTGGCCAGTACCCCGCGCAGCCGCTCCAGGATCCTGGCCTCGGTGTGAGTATCCACACTGGAGAGGGCGTCGTCCAGGATGAGGATGGCGGGGTCGCGGGCCAGCGCCCGGGCCAGAGTCGCCCGCTGCTTCTGCCCTCCCGACAGGGTCACTCCCCGCTCCCCCACCACGGTGCTGTACCCCTGGGGGAACTCTGCCACCTCCTCCGCCAGCTGCGCCACCTCTGCCGCCGCCAGAATGCGCCGTCCGTCGGCGGACTCCAGGCCGAAGCCCAGGTTCTCCTCGATGGTCTCGGAGAAGAGGAAGGGCTCCTGGGGCACGAAACCAATGGCCCGTCGCAGGAGGGCCAGCGGCAGGCGCCGGCTGTCCACCCCGTCGATCAGAACCCGGCCTTCGGTGGGATCGAAGAGGCGGGCGATCAGGCTCACCAGGGTGCTCTTCCCGCTGCCCGTCGGCCCCACCACCGCTACCGTGCTTCCCGCGGGGATGCGCAGGGTGATGCCGTGTAGCACCGGCTTCCCGTCGTAAGCGAAGGAGACGTCGCGGAACTCGATCTCCCCGCGGATGGTCCGCAGCGGATGCGGGTCGGGGTGGTCGGCGATGGCGGGGCGCACGTTGAGGATCTCGTCCAGCCGGCCCATGGAGGCCACCCCCTGCTGGATCAGGTTGGTGACCCACCCCAGGGCGATCATCGGCCAGGCCAGCTGCCCCAGGTAGGCGTAGAACTGCACCAGGGTGCCCACCGTGATCCGGCCCTGCACCACGGCCAGCCCGCCCTGCCAGAGGAGGACTGCCGCGGCTACCCCCAGGATCAGGGTCATCGACGGCCACAGCGCGCCCTGCACCACCATCAGCCGCAGGTTCCGCCGGATGAACTCCCGAGCCAGCCGGGCAAAATCGGCGATCTCATAGGGCTC carries:
- a CDS encoding septum formation initiator family protein, which encodes MPKDYLPHRTLTHPGLRRRFPRWVIPLLVLAAATLLLRAYGASTLTAYRLRREAARLEGQIQTLRRENAQLREEIRRLHTPAYIERLAREQLGLVRPGEIPVILIRTTPTPPPAP
- a CDS encoding S1 RNA-binding domain-containing protein encodes the protein MSVEVGTIVEGTVVKITHYGAFVELPDGKSGLVHISEIADTYVKDVKDYLKEQERVRVKILGVNERGKLDLSVKQALSPEERAARARARSSFEDKLKAFMKESEERLLDLKRNTEAKRGGRRRR
- a CDS encoding xanthine dehydrogenase family protein molybdopterin-binding subunit codes for the protein MQVGRRMPRMDGREKVTAVARYTEDLRLPGMLYARLLLSPYAHARILNVRRDAALAVPGVVAVLLAEDLPLAAGASREEHLLLAEGEARFAGHPVAAVLAESEAAAADCIEALAGAVEYQVLPAVLDPEEAMRPDAPLVNPQAGGGEGQAAGHAAVAVQEVREDRPRNVASVVRYTRGDIARGFREADVVLEETFRTARVYQGYLEPHATVAVPDLIRGGVTIYTATQGVFYVREQVCDLLGLSETQVRVVPMTIGGGFGSKILFTQGLTAALALAVRRPVRLVLPRRDDFLVANVAPATVITVRLGARGDGTLLALQARLVFDCGAEPGGTAAIAATLLGGYYKVPHLLIEGFNVMTHLPPVGAYRAPGAPQATFAIEGMMDRLARRLGRDPIDLRLQNASAEGDPQPSGRPWPRIGLRQVLERTRAHPLWQDRRPGDGVGVAVGGWTGGVESASACVRANTDGTFQVVVGAVDLTGTFTAMAQIAAEVLGVPVERVRVVGADSDQAPYAGMSAGSKTLYTVGAAVRLAAEEARRQILAIAARELEAREDDLEIAEGQVRVRGVLSRGIGLEQVAEQSMRFGARYPPVFGRGSVAAPRQAPGFAAHLVKVTVDRETGVVRIQRQVVVQDVGFAINPAVVEEQVFGGAAQATGWALLEGLVYDRAGALLSSTFADYALPRATEVAPLEAVLVEVPSAEGPFGAKGVGEPPVIAGAAAVASAIADATGAQLTELPMTPARVLAALAQRG
- a CDS encoding ABC transporter ATP-binding protein, yielding MSVELQEEEILGKAYDGRLMRRLLSYVRPCWRLVGLSVLLLLLSSAAALAGPYLVRLGIDRHITPGRLSGLGALTALYVAILLAGFAFRYLQSYLMQMVGQRAMYDLRLALFSHLQRLSVGFYTRTPVGRLVTRITNDIDALNEMITQGVVGIFGDLITLVGIVVVLLLLEWRLALITFTVIPLILLATVLFRVKARETYRAVRTRLARINAYLNENITGMAIVQLFNRERRNFQRFDALNRELLGWHLRGLRAFALFHPSVGVISSLAIALILVFGGGVFHASVTIGLLVAFIQYAQRFFEPIEELAEKYNILQAAMASSERIFRLLDEPVEVEDPPLPLPLERVRGEIEFRHVWFAYAPAGDGSPDWVLRDICFRIAPGESVAFVGHTGAGKSSIINLICRFHDPQRGEVLVDGVDVRRYAQRDLRRHIGLVLQDVFLFSGTVEDNIRLGNTEISHEEVRRAAQFVNAHRFIDRLPAGYHTEVKERGATLSVGQKQLIAFARAIAHNPEILLVLDEATSSVDVETEILIQEALQKVLRGRTSIIIAHRLSTIQHVDRILVLHKGRIVEEGRHQELLARGGIYTKLYQLQYRDQEVRLPRLTGGP
- a CDS encoding ABC transporter ATP-binding protein; protein product: MISPRLRGAIVRHRGEYARGFALGVVATGVALLAPAVLRRAVDGIRAGISLPELLGLAAAYVGLALLAAAIRFFWRTSIIGASRRIEYELRNAYFAHLQRLHLGFFQHTRTGDLMARAINDLHAVQRLAGPGIMYAANTPVMLLLVGGWMVRLDLHLALWVGAIMPLIAVTFFLLGRQIHHRFQQVQEQFSTLSARAQENFSGIRVVKAFAQEPYEIADFARLAREFIRRNLRLMVVQGALWPSMTLILGVAAAVLLWQGGLAVVQGRITVGTLVQFYAYLGQLAWPMIALGWVTNLIQQGVASMGRLDEILNVRPAIADHPDPHPLRTIRGEIEFRDVSFAYDGKPVLHGITLRIPAGSTVAVVGPTGSGKSTLVSLIARLFDPTEGRVLIDGVDSRRLPLALLRRAIGFVPQEPFLFSETIEENLGFGLESADGRRILAAAEVAQLAEEVAEFPQGYSTVVGERGVTLSGGQKQRATLARALARDPAILILDDALSSVDTHTEARILERLRGVLATRTSILISHRISTVRHADQIIVLDEGRIVERGAHEALLARGGLYADLYRKQLLQEELEAEQ